The Lycium barbarum isolate Lr01 chromosome 10, ASM1917538v2, whole genome shotgun sequence genome includes a region encoding these proteins:
- the LOC132613009 gene encoding secreted RxLR effector protein 161-like, translating to MEDVKVIDTPIGTATKLDLDELGSSVELKLYRGMIGSLFYLTASRSDIVFCEGLCARFESNPNESHLKVLQRILRYLKGTSDLGLCYTKGRSFNLVGYADAHYVGYLVDKKSHQEAKLVALSTSEAGYVAAASCCAQLL from the exons ATGGAAGATGTGAAGGTAATTGACACTCCTATTGGTACTGCCACAAAACTTGATCTTGATGAACTTGGTTCATCCGTTGAGCTAAAATTGTATAGAGGTATGATTGGTTCTCTTTTCTACCTCACTGCCAGTAGATCTGACATAGTATTTTGTGAGGGACTTTGTGCAAGATTTGAATCCAATCCTAATGAGTCCCACCTAAAAGTTTTACAAAGAATCTTGAGGTACCTAAAAGGAACAAGTGATTTAGGATTGTGTTACACAAAAGGTAGAAGTTTCAATCTAGTTGGATATGCTGATGCTCATTATGTAGGATATTTGGTGGATAAAAAGA GCCACCAAGAAGCAAAACTTGTGGCCTTATCTACTTCTGAGGCTGGGTATGTGGCAGCTGCTTCTTGTTGTGCTCAGTTACTATAG